A DNA window from Helianthus annuus cultivar XRQ/B chromosome 15, HanXRQr2.0-SUNRISE, whole genome shotgun sequence contains the following coding sequences:
- the LOC110914427 gene encoding lysine-rich arabinogalactan protein 19-like has product MDLVDPEPVMAPESVVDHDPILDDAPADTPPDMGAPAIAPLVDDIPITDLPVVAPPLVDDPIVDAPLPDPVPVLFDRAPFATHIDPRYADTRNGWIDEDDDYPPFVLPVTPPVAPVSAPTDIPLFPPHTTDAHRTDLPITFLQDIPPPRPGEGSSRQPPVSAPPMLSSPFPFTSQFPHVLVVVDD; this is encoded by the exons ATGGATCTTGTTGATCCTGAGCCCGTCATGGCCCCCGAGTCTGTTGTTGACCATGACCCTATTCTTGATGATGCCCCAGCCGATACACCGCCTGATATGGGTGCACCAGCCATTGCACCTcttgttgatgatatacccatTACTGATCTTCCCGTTGTTGCTCCACCGTTGGTGGATGATCCTATTGTTGATGCACCGTTACCTGATCCCGTGCCGGTATTGTTTGACCGTGCACCATTCGCCACTCATATAGATCCTCGATACGCTGACACCCGCAACGGGTGGATCGATGAAGACGACGATTACCCACCGTTTGTGCTGCCTGTCACTCCCCCAGTAGCACCTGTTTCTGCACCCACTGATATCCCATTGTTTCCCCCACATACCACAGACGCTCATCGCACCGATCTTCCTATTACGTTcctccaggacataccgccacctcgtCCTGGAGAGGGATCATCGAGGCAGCCGCCTGTTTCTGCTCCACCCATGTTGTCATCACCTTTTCCATTCACGTCTCAGTTTCCTCAt GTTTTGGTTGTTGTAGATGACTAG